The following DNA comes from Mycobacteriales bacterium.
CCCCAGCGCCGGCGTCCTGTCAACGCCCGAGCTGCCCGCCTAGCGGCGCAGTTTCTCCGCGTTGGCCTTCACGTCGTCGATACCGCCGCAGTTGAGGAACGCCTGCTCGGGCAGGTCGTCGTACTCGCCGTCGCAGAGCGCCTTGAACGACGACACGGTCTCCTCGCGCGAGGTGAACACGCCGGGGATGCCGGTGAACTGCTCGGCGACGTAGAACGGCTGGGACAGGTAGCGCTGGATGCGCCGGGCCCGGCCGACGACGATCTTGTCCTCCTCGGAAAGCTCGTCGATACCCAGGATCGCGATGATCTGCTGGAGCTCCTGGTTGCGTTGCAGGATCTGCTTGACCCGCTGGGCGACGTCGTAGTGCTCCTGGCCGACGTACTGCGCGTCGAGGATCCGCGAGCTCGACGTCAGCGGGTCGACCGCCGGGAAGATGCCCAGCTGGAAGATCTGCCGGGACAGCGTCGTGGTCGCGTCGAGGTGGGCGAAGGTCGTAGCCGGCGCGGGGTCGGTGTAGTCGTCGGCGGGGACGAACACCGCCTGCATCGATGTGATCGAGTGGCCTCGGGTCGAGGTGATCCGCTCCTGCAGCTGGCCCATCTCGTCGGCGAGGGTCGGCTGGTATCCCACCGCGGACGGCATCCGGCCGAGCAGCGTGGAGACCTCCGAGCCGGCCTGGGTGAACCGGAAGATGTTGTCGATGAACAGCAGCACGTCCTGGTTCATGACGTCGCGGAAGTACTCGGCCATGGTCAGGGCCGAGAGCCCCACCCGCAGCCGGGTGCCCGGCGGCTCGTCCATCTGCCCGAAGACGAGCGCGGCGTCGTTGATGACGCCGTCCTCGGACATCTCCAGGAAGAGGTCGTTGCCCTCACGGGTGCGCTCACCGACGCCACCGAAGACCGAGGTGCCGCCGAAGTTGCGCGCGACCCGGGTGATCATCTCCTTGATCAGCACGGTCTTGCCCACACCGGCGCCGCCGAACAGGCCGATCTTGCCGCCCTGCACGTAGGGGGTGAGCAGGTCGATGACCTTGATGCCGGTCTCCAGCATCTCGGTCTTGCCCTCGATCTGGTCGAACGGCGGCGGCTGGCGGTGGATGCTCCAGCGCTCGCCGTCCAGCTTGAGGTCGGGCTCGTCGAGGCAGCGACCCAGCGCGTTGAAGACGTGGCCCTTGACCTGGTCGCCGACCGGCACGGTGATCGGGCCGCCGGTGTCGCTGACGGCGGCGCCGCGCACGAGGCCGTCGGTGGGCTGCATGGAGATCGCCCGGACCATGTTGTCGCCGATGTGCTGGGCGACCTCGAGGTTGATGGTGTGGGTCTCCCCTTCGAGCTCGAGGTCGACCAGCAGCTCGTTGTTGAGCATCGGCATCGAGTCGCGGGGGAACTCCACGTCGACGACCGGGCCGGTCACCCGCACTGCCCGGCCGGTCGCGGCGCCCTGCGAAGTCTCGGCGTGCTCGGCGGTTGCCGTCATGCTGCTCTCTCTCCCTCGGCCGGTGGGCCGCTTATCGGTGACGCGTCAGCCGGATGCGGCGAGCGCGTCGGCGCCGCCCACGATCTCGCTGATCTCTTGGGTGATCTGGGACTGGCGGGCCTGGTTGGCCTCACGGGTCAGGTTTTCGACCAGCTCGTCGGCGTTGTCGCTGGCCGACTTCATCGCCCGCTGCCGGGCGGCCGACTCCGACGCCGCGGACTCGAGCAGGGCCGAGTAGAGCCGGGTGGTGATGTACTTCGGCAGCATCGCGTCGAGCAGCGCCTCGGGCTCCGGCTCGAACTCGTACTGCGGCAGTGCCCCTTCCGGCGGCGGCTCGTCGGATTCCTCGACCACCATCGGCGCGATCCGCTTGGCCACCGGCTCCTGGGTCACCATGGAACGGAACTCGGTGTAGACGATGTGGACCTCGTCGACGCCCTCGATCTGGTCGTCGCCGGGGCCTTCGGCAGTGTCGTCCCCGCCGGCCTCGAAGGCCCGGATCAGGGTCTGGCCGGCCTCACGCGCGTCGGAATAGCCCGGCTGCTCGGAGAACCCGGTCCAGTCCGCCACGATCGGACGGTCGCGGAACCGGTAGTAGCCGACGCCCTTGCGGCCGATCACGTAGAGGCGGGGCTCCTTGCCCTCCTCCCTGAGCAGGGCCTGCAACTCCTCCGCCCGCCGGATCGCGTTGGCGCTGTAGCCACCGGCCAGACCGCGGTCGCTGGTGACCAGCAGCACCGCCGCGCGCTTGGGCTCGGGCCGCTCCGCGAGCAGCGGATGATCCACCGACGCGTTGCTGGCCAGCGCGGTGAGCGCGCGGGTGATCTCGTCGGCGTAGGGCCGGCTGTCCTCGACGCGCGCACGTGCCTTGGCGATCCGCGACGCGGCGATGAGCTCCATCGCCTTGGTGATCTTCTTGGTCGACTCGATCGACCGGATCTGCTGGCGGTAGACGCGAAGGCTGGTCGCCATCGGTCAGTCCTTCTTCTCAGGCTTCGGCGGGCTGTAGCGGGTGACCTTCTCCTGGCCCACCTCGCTCTCGTCGAGCGCGTCGGCCTCGGCCTCTTTCCCAAGGGTCGAGCCGTCCGAGGTCTCGAAGCCGTCCCGGAAACTGGAGATCGCCTCCTTGAGGAGGGCCTCGTTCTCGTCGTCGAGCGAGCCGGTGTCCTTGATCGAGCGGTAGACGTCCTCGTGCTGGCGACCGACGTAGTCCAGGAAGTCGGCCTCGAACTTGCGGACGTCGGCGACCGGTACGTCGTCGAGCTGGCCGGTGGTCCCGGCCCAGATCGCGACGACCTGCCGCTCGACCGGCATCGGAGAGAACTGCGGCTGCTTGAGCAGCTCGTAGATCCGCTCGCCGCGGGCCAGCTGGGCCTTGGATGCGGCGTCGAGGTCCGAGCCGAAGGACGCGAAGGCCTCCAGGTCGCCGTACTGCGCGAGGTCGATCCGCATCGTTCCGGAGATGCTCTTCATCGCCCGGATCTGCGCGCTTCCGCCGACCCGGGAGACCGAGTTGCCGACGTCGATCGCCGGTCGCTGCCCGGAGTTGAAGAGATCGGGGTCGAAGTAGATCTGACCGTCGGTGATCGAGATGACGTTGGTCGGGATGTAGGCCGAGATGTCATTGGCCTTGGTCTCGATGATCGGCAACCCGGTCAGCGACCCGCCGCCCAGCTCGTCGGACAGCTTCGCGCAGCGCTCGAGCAGCCGGGAGTGCAGGTAGAAAACGTCACCGGGGTAGGCCTCGCGGCCGGGCGGACGGCGCAGCAGCAGGGACACCGCGCGGTAGGCCTCGGCCTGCTTGGTCAGGTCGTCGAAGATCACCAGGGCGTGCTGCCCCTGGTACATCCAGTGCTGGCCGAGCGCCGAGCCGGTGTAGGGGGCCATGTACTTGAAACCCGGCGGGTCGGAGGCGGGCGCCGCGACGATGGTCGTGTATTCCATCGCGCCGTGCTCCTCCAGCGCGGACCGGACCGTGGCGATGGTCGACGCCTTCTGCCCGATGGCGACGTAGATGCACTTGACCTGACGCTTGGGGTCGCCGGACTCCCAGTTCTCGCGCTGGTTGATGATCGTGTCGACCGCGATCGCCGTCTTGCCGGTCTGCCGGTCGCCGATGATCAGCTGCCGCTGGCCGCGCCCGATGGGGGTCATCGCGTCGATGGCCTTGAGGCCGGTCTGCATCGGCTCCTTCACCGGCTGCCGCTCGACGACGGAGGGTGCCTGCGTCTCCAGCGGCCGCCGTTCGGTGGTCTTGACCTCACCCTGGCCGTCCAGCGGATGACCGAGCGGGTCGACGACCCGGCCGAGGTAGGCGTCGCCGACCGGCACCGAGAGCACCTCGCCGGTCCGCTTGACCGGCTGTCCCTCCTCGATCTTGCTGCCGTCACCCAGGAGGATCACGCCGATGTCGCGGACGTCGAGGTTGAGCGCGAGGCCGAGGACGCCGCCCTCGAACTCCAGCAGCTCGTTGGCCATCGCCGAGGGCAGGCCTTCGACGTGGGCGATCCCGTCGCCGGTGTCGGTCACCGTCCCGACCTCTTCGCGGGAGATCTCCGGCGAATAGGAGGACACGTAGTTCTCGATCGCGCTCCGAATCTCTTCGGAGGAGATCGTCAGCTCCGCCATGGGGGTCTCGTCTCTGCTCTCGTGGTGGGTGCGGTGGTCGTCATCGGGCCCTGGGTCTCAGTACTGGGGTCGGGGCGATCGCGGGTCAGCCGGTGAGATCACGGCGCACCTCGTCGATCCGGTGCAGGATGGTCCCGTCGATCACGTCGTCGCCGACCCGCACGAGCAGCCCGCCGAGCACCGACGGGTCGACATCGATCTGCAGGACCACATCTCGACGGTAGATCCGCGCGAGGGCCGCGATGAGCCTTTCCTGCTCGTCGTCGCTGAGCGGTACGGCGGAGCGCACCCGGGCGACCGAGCGGTCCCGGCGGGCCGCGGCCTGGTCACAGAGGTCTTCGATGGTCCGCTCGAGGCTGCGTCCCCGCGGTGCGCCGACGGCCCGGTCGAGCAGCCGTCTGGTGGCCGGCCGCACCCGGTCGGCGACCAGCGTGTCGAGCAGCTCCTGCCGGCGTTCGGCCGACGCCGACCGGTCGCCCAGGACGGTCTGCAACTCGGGCTCGGAGTCCAGGATCCGGCCGAAGCGGAACAGCTCGTCCTCGACCTCGTCGAGCGCGCCATCGCGATCCGCGCCGGTGAAGGTCGCCTGCCGGGCGAGGATCTCGATCGCGTCGACAAGGTCGGCCGGCTGGGACCAGTGCGCGCGGACTGCACCTCGCAGGACCTCGAGGGTGCCCTCCCCGACGCGGTCGCCGAACAGGGATTCCAGCAGGCCGACCCGGGACGCCTCGGGCGTCGACGCATCGGCCAGCATCCGGCGCAGCACCGGCTCGTCGTCGAGCACACTCAGGACGGCGTAGAGCTCGTCGCCGACCTGCAGCGCGCCGGCGCCGTCGACATCGCGCAGCTGCTCGTCCAGCGTCTGGTCGACGCTGGACAACGACTCCCTACTGACGCCGTGCATCAGCGCGGCACCGTGACGTCCGGGCTGTCACCGCCGGCGGACAGCTCGTCGAGCTCCCCGATGAAGCGGTCGACGGTGCCGTGCCGGCGTGCGTCGTCGTCGAGCGACTCACCGACGATGCGGCTCGCGAGCTGCACCGACATCTGCCCGATCTCGGTCCGCAGCTCCGCTATGACCTGGCGCCGCTGCGCCGCGAGCTGTTCCTCGCCGCGGACCCTGATCCGGTCGGCCTCGGTCTGAGCCTGGGTGCGCATCTCCTCGACGATGGCCTGCGCCTCGGCCCGCGCGTTCTCCCGGATCTCCGCCGCCTTGGCACGTGCCTCGTGCAGCGACTCCTCGTACTCCGAGCGGGCGGACTCGAGCTTCTCCTTCGCCTCCCGACTCTCCTCGAGCTGGGTCCTGATCAGCTCCTGCCGCTCGCGCATTGCCTTCTGGATGGGCGGCACGACCCAGCGCCACAACACCGCGAGGATGACCAGAAACGCGACCAGCTCAGCGATGAAGGTCGCATTCGGGATCAGGAAGATGCTCGCTGCTTCGGTATGCATGAGAACCTCGGTTACTTCGCCAACACGAAGACGAACAGAGCCATGAACGCCAGGTTGATGAAGTACATGGCCTCAACGAGGCCGACGGTCAGGAAGAAGATCGAGAACAGTCGACCCTGGGCCTCGGGCTGGCGGGCCACGCCGGCGATCGTCTGGCTACCCGCGAGTCCGTCACCGACCGCCGCCCCGATGGCACCGCCACCGAGTGCCAAGCCGCCGCCGACGAACGCACCCGCCAGCTGCACCGCGTGATTGGAAACAGCCATGTCTCTCCTTTGTCGTTCCTACTGTCACTTGCCGCGCAGGAAGCTGCCTGCGCTATCAGGGGAGGTAGATCCGGGAAGAATACGGTGGCGTCAGTGATCCTCCTGATTGGAGGCTGCGGCGAAGCTGAAGTAGAGGATGGTCAGCAGCGCGAAGATGAACGCCTGAATGACGCCGATCGCCATGTCGAACAACTTGTAGACGGCATTCGGCAGCCACAGCAGGAACGCCGGGAACAGCGCGATCAACGACAACATGATCGCCGAGGAGAAGATGTTGCCGAAGAGCCGCAGCGCGAGGGTGATCGGCTTGGCGATCTCCTCGATGATGTTGATCGGAGCGAGGTACCACGGCTTGAAGAAGTGACCGAAGTATTCCTTCGCCCCGCGGCGCTTCACCCCGAACCAGTGCACCCACACGATGACGACGAGGGCCAAGGCGAACGTCAGGTTGACGTCTGCCGTAGGTGACGGCAGGGCTCCGTGCGTCGGGATGATCTCCAGCCAGTTGCACACCAGGACGAAGACGAAGATCGTCACGGCGATCGGCACGGCGAACGGCGCGACCCGCATGCCGATCGACTGTTCGACCTGCTCCTGAACCTGCGCGACGACCGATTCCCAGAAGAGCTGCAGGCCGGACGGCACGCCGGGCGTCGCCCGGCGGGCCACCAACAGACCCAGGATGATCACGACGGCGCCGGCGACGAGCGTCGCCCACACCGTGTCGACGTTGATGCCCCCGAAGACGACGTGGTTGTTGATCTCGATCTCGATGGCCTGCACCGAGTGCGTGCTGCTCATGGTGTCAACTCCGGCCCCGGTGGCGTCGTCGTTGTCCTCATGCCTTGCGCAGCTCCTTGATCAGGGGCATTGACGCGTTGCCCACCATCAGCAATTGGAAGATCGCGAGCCCCCCCAGTACCCCGAGCCCGTCGGGTCGGACGGTCAACACCAGAGCGAGGGCGACCAACGTGATCGCGCCGAGCCGGACGAAGACCCCGCCGACGAACCGCTGCTTGCGATGGGTCGCACTGCTGCCGGCGTAACCGACGACCGAGCGCTGGACCAGAGCACTGTTGACCGCGCCCAGACCGAGTCCGACGATGACGAAGAGGCCGGCGAGCGGATGGCCGAACAACCAGAGGATGACCACCGCAAGGACGGCGACCGGAAGTGCCAGCAGCATCGACTTCCGGAGGTTCGCGGCTGCGTGCACGGGTACGGCCGGCAGCGCCGGTCCTTCGTTCACCACCACCGTCGTCCTCTCAACTCTTGAGGTATTTGCGAACTCGAACGTATGTGATCAGTGCGGCGGCCACGATGCCCACCCCCAAGCCGACCAGGGTGTAGACGGGGACGGTGTGCAGGTGCTGGTCCACCAGCAGGCCCACGACGAGCCCACCCACCAGGCAGGCGACCGTTGTCGTGCCCAGGGTGACCAGATCCCACACCGTCGGCTGGCGCTGGGGCACAATCGGTCACCGCTATGACCGCGGCAGAGGCTTTCGCATGTCGGGCTCCCTCACGGACGGCTGCGGAGTGGGATCAGGCAGCATCTGCCTAAGGACTACATCGACCGGTCGGCCGCACACGCGCGAGGCCAAAACCGGTCGATCCCCACACTTCGGTCGGGACGTCGCGACGTTATCACATGGTCATGAGGCCTTTACCTGTCGGGGTATCGGGCGACGGACGGGCTCTGGAACCGCCAGAACGTAGGGCTCAGCGGGTGGGTCGGCGGAGCGCGCGAAGCCGCGGAATGCTCGACAGAACCAGGGCGACGACGGCGAGCGCGCCGACCATCGAGAGCACCAGCGCGGGGCTGGACGTGATCGATATCGACACCCCGCCGAAGGCCAGCAACGCCGCCCAGAAGTAGATCAGGAGCACCGCGCGACGTTGGGAGTGACCGATCTCGAGCAGCCGGTGATGCAGGTGGAGTTTGTCGGCGGTGAACGGCGATCGCCCCGCTTTGACCCGGCGGACTACGGCGAGGACCAGGTCGACGAACGGCACGGCCAGCACGATGAGTGGGATCAGCAGTGGAAGCAGCAGCGGCAGGGCGCCGGCGAGGCTGCCGAAGGACTGCGGGTCGGCGGTGGTCGCCGTGGTGGCCGCGGAGGCGAGCAGCAGGCCGATCAGCATCGCCCCCGAATCCCCCATGAACGTGCGGGCCGGTTGGAAGTTGTGCGGCAGGAACCCGATGCACGACCCGGCCAGCACGGCGCTGATCAGCGTCGGCGTATAGGCGACGTCGCCGTAACCGACCTTTCCGAGGTGGTAGGCGTAGAGGAAGAACGCCAGACCGGCGATCGCCGCCACCCCGGCGGCGAGCCCGTCGAGCCCGTCGATGAAGTTCAACGCGTTGACGACGAGTACGCAGAGCAGGACCGTCAGCGGCACCGCTTCGTCCCGGCCGAGCAGCACGGTCCCGACCCCGAACGGCAGGTAGAACAGCAGCAGCTGCACACCGAGCAGCACCATGACGCCGGCCGCGACGATCTGACCGGCGAGTTTGGTGAGCGCGTCCAGTCCCCAGCGGTCGTCGATCACGCCGACCGCGCAGATCAGGCCGCCGGCGATGAGGATCGCCGAGGTCTCGGAGGAGTTGGCGAACGTCCGCTGCAACGTGGGCATCCGGTGGGCGACCAGCAGCGCCGCGGCCACCCCGCCGTACATCGCGACACCGCCGAGCTTCGGTGTCGGGATGGTGTGCACGTCACGGTCGCGCGGTTGTTGCATCGCCCCCCACTTGACCGCCACCAGCCGGACTATCGGGGTCAGCAGAAACGTGACCGCCGCGGCGACGCAGAGGACGAGGGCATATTCGCGCATCGGCCCGGGTCAGCCCCCGGCCGTCGCCGCGATCTCCGGGCGCGGGTACGCCGGATATCGGCTGACCAGCGCCTCGACGGTCGCCGAGACGTCGGCAAGCGTCGCCCGGCCGGCGTCGGTCTCCGGGTCGGCCCGGACCGCGCGGCCGATGAGGGAGGCGATCTCCTTCATGTCGCTCTCCCCCATGCCCTGGGTGGTGACCGACGGGGTCCCGACCCGGATCCCGGACGCGATCATCGGTTTGGCCGGGTCGTAGGGGATGGCGTTCTTGTTCAGCGTGATCCGGGCGGCGTCGCAGCGCGCCTCCGCCGCGCGCCCGGTGACGCCGAGCTGCTGGAGGTCGATCAACGCCAGATGGGTGTCGGTGCCGCCGGAGACCGGGCGCATCCCGTCGGCGGCCAGTCCCTCGGCCAGCGCCTGGGCATTGGAGATCACCTGACGGGCGTAGTCCTGGAAGGACGGCTGGAGCGCCTCCTTCAGCGCGACCGCCTTGGCCGCGACCGCGTGCATGAGCGGCCCGCCCTGCGAGAACGGGAAGACGGCCTTGTCGATTCGCTTGGCCATGTCCTCGGTGCACACGATCATCCCGCCGCGCGGACCGCGCAGAACCTTGTGCGTGGTGAAGGTGACCACGTCGGCGAAGGGCACCGGGCTCGGGATCGCCTTACCGGCGACCAGTCCGATGAAGTGGGCGGCGTCGACCATGAGGGCGGCGCCGACCTCGTCGGCGATGGCGCGGAAGGCGGCGAAGTCGATCAACCGCGGGTACGCCGTGGCCCCGCAGATGATCATCTTCGGCCGGTGCTCACGGGCCAGGTCGCGCACCTCGTCGTAGTCGATGAGCTCGGTGTCGCGTTTCACCGAATAGCCGATGGTGTGGAACCACTTGCCGGAGAAGTTGACCGGACTGCCGTGGGTCAGGTGTCCGCCGTGCGGCAGCGACATGGCCAGCACCGTGTCACCGGGCTGCAGGAGCGCGGCATAGGCGGCGAGGTTGGCGCTCGCCCCCGAATGCGGCTGCAGGTTGGCGTGCTCGGCGCCGAAGAGCTCCTTGGCGCGGGCGATGCCGATCTCCTCGGCCTTGTCGACCTCTGAGCAGCCGCCGTAGTAGCGGCGGCCGGGGTAGCCCTCGGCGTACTTGTTGGACAGTGTGCTGCCGAGCGCGGCCAGGACCGCCGGGCTGGTGAGGTTTTCGCTGGCGATCAACTGCAACCCGCCGCGCAGGCGCTCCAGCTCGCCGAGCACCACCCCCGCGATCTCCGGATCCTCGGCAGCCAGTGCATCGAAATCCGGGCCCCAGAACGGTGTGCTCATCGTGATGCTCCTCGACCGTGGGTGCGTATCAACTCTACGGCGGTCACCGCGCCACATATGCGGGTTGTGACGCTAGCGCCCCGGGGTGTCGTCCGGTACGACGAGGTCGGAAACGACTTCGCGCAGGGCTTCCGCGCTGATCGCCCCGACCCGGCGCAGGACCGGGTCGGAACCGGTCAGATCGACGATGCTGGACGGCACCGGGTCGCTGCACGGGCCGCCGTCGAGGTAGACGGTGACCGATTCGCCCAGCTGATCCCGCGCCTCCTCCATGGTCGTGGCCGCCGGCGAGCCGGTGCGGTTGGCGCTGGAAACGGCCATGGGGCCGGTCCGGGTCAGCAGATCGAGCGCGACCGGGTGGGCGGGCATCCGTACGGCGACCGTCCCCCGGGTGTCCCCTAGGTCCCAGGCCAGCGACGACGCGTGTTCGACGATGATCGTCAGGCCGCCCGGCCAGAAGGCCTCGATGAGATCCCGGGCGTCGGGGTGCACGGCGACGACGAGGCCGTCCAGGCCGGACCAGGAGCCGACCAGCACCGGGGGCGGCATGTCGCGGCCGCGGCCCTTGGCCGTGAGGAGAGCATCGACGGCGCCGGGGCTGAACGCCTCCGCGCCCAGGCCGTAGACGGTGTCGGTCGGGAGCACGATGAGCTCGTCCCGTTTCACCGCGGCCTCGGCCGCCGTGAGGCCGTCCGCCCGGTCCTGCGGGTCGGAGCAGTCGTAGAGGAGGCTCACCGGGCACCGTTCCTTCCTGCGTCGCGGCCACGGACATCGGGTGCCCGCACGGCCGCGGCGAACCTCGGCCTGCCGGCGAGGTCCCGGTGGTCGGTCACCTGCTCCCAGCTTCCCATTTCTTTCAGGAGGGCCGGTACGCGCTCCCCCTGCCGGTCGGCGTGCTCGACCCCGAACCATCCGCCGGGCCGCAGCAGCCGGGCCGCGGTGGCCACGACGATCCGGACGACCGCGAGCCCGTCCGGCCCGCCCCACAGGGCGGCCGCGGGATCGTGGTGAGCCACCTCGGGCTCGACGGACGCCCCGTCCGGGATGTACGGCGGGTTGGCGAGCACGAGGTCGACCTGTCCGGAGAGCTCCGGGAGCGCGCCGTCGACGTCGGCCTCGTGCACCTCGATCCGGCCGTCGGCGTTGTTGCGCTCGGCCCAGGCCACGGCGAATCGCTCCCGCTCGACCGCGTGTACCCGGGCCTGCGGTGCCTCGTCGGCGACGCTGAGCGCGATCGCGCCGCTGCCGGCGCACAGGTCGACCACCAGCGGCGCGGGGAGTCCGCGGATCCGGTCGAGGCCCCAGTCGACGAGCACCTCGGTCTCCGGGCGGGGCACGAATACCCCGGGACCCACGGCGAGGTCGAGCCGGCGGAAGCCCGCGATCCCGGTCAGGTGCTGCAGCGGGACCCGCTCGGCACGCTGCTCGATCAGCGCGAGGTAGGTGGTGCAGGCCTCGGCCGGAACGGGGTCGACGACGGCCAGCTGCCCGGCGCGGATGCCGAGGGTATGGGCAAGCAGCGCCCGCGCGTCGTACTCAGGACTGGCGACGCCGGCCTCCCGCAGCCGCGCATCGCCCTGGCGCACCAGCTCCGCCACTGCCGTACTTCCGCCCGGGCAGTCATCGGGGCCGGGCGGTCGGGCTGTCATGGTCGTGCCGTCATGGTCGGGCGCGCGATCAGCGGGAGGGTGGTGCGGCGTCGGTGTCGGCGAGCATCGCCTCGGCGTCGGCGCGGGTCAGCGCGTCGATGACGGCGTCGAGGTCACCGTCGAGCACCTGGTCGAGGTTGTAGGCCTTGTAGCCGACGCGGTGGTCGGAGATGCGGCTCTCCGGGTAGTTGTAGGTACGGATCCGCTCACTCCGGTCGACGGTGCGCACCTGGCTGTGGCGGGCGTCGGCGGCTTCCTGGTCGGCCCGCTCCTGCGCGATCGCGAGCAGCCTGGCGCGCATCACCCGCAGCGCCGCCTCCCGATTCTGCAGCTGGCTCTTCTCGTTCTGCATGGACACGACGGTGCCGGTCGGGACATGGGTGAGCCGCACGGCCGAGTCGGTGGTGTTGACGCTCTGCCCGCCCGGCCCGGACGAGCGGAACACGTCGACCCGCAGGTCGTTCGGGTCGAGTGCGACCTCGACGTCCTCGGCCTCCGGCAGCACCAGTACGCCGGCCGCCGAGGTGTGGATGCGGCCCTGCGACTCGGTGACCGGGACGCGCTGCACGCGGTGTACGCCGCCTTCGTACTTCAGCCGACTCCACACCCCGCCTCGGCCGCGTGCCTTCACACCGACGCTGACGTCGCGGTAGCCGCCGAGCTCGGTCGGTTCCGCGTCGAGCACCTCGGTCTGCCAGCCCCGCCGCTCGGCGTACCGCAGGTACATCCGCAGCAGGTCGCCGGCGAAGAGGGCCGACTCCTCGCCGCCCTCGCCGGCCTTGACCTGCAGGATCACGTCCTTGGCGTCGTTCGGGTCCTTGGGCAGCAGCTGTTCGCGCAGCTTCGCGTGGAGTTCGTCGATCCGTACGTCGAGCTCTGCCGCCTCGCGGGCGAACGACGGGTCCTCGTGGGCGAGCTCGCGGGCGGCGTCCCGATCGTTGCGGGCCGCCTCGAGCTGGCGGGCGGTCTCCACGACCGGACCCAGCTCGGCGTAACGGCGGCTCAGGGTGCGGGCCCGGGCCTGGTCAGCGTGGACCGCCGGGTCGGCGAGGGTGCGCTCGAGCTCGGCGTGCTCCGCGAGCAGCCCGGGCAGCGCCTCGGGTGTCACGTCGCTCATCGCTGCCTCCCTCTCGAGCGGACCGTCCGGTTCGTCGGCGTACCCGGTCCGGACAGCGCACGACGCCCGACCCAGATCGGGTCGGGCGTCGTGTCGGTGCTATTTGGCGTCGTTGCGGGCGCGCTTGCCGAACCGCTTCTCGAAGCGAGCCACCCGGCCACCGGTGTCGAGGATCTTCTGCTTGCCGGTGTAGAAGGGGTGGCAGGCCGAGCACATCTCGGCGTGCATGGTCCCGGACTTCGCGGTGCTCCGGGTGGTGAAGGTGTTACCACAGGAACAGGTGACCTGGGTGGTCACGTACTCCGGGTGAATGCCTGTCTTCAACGGATGTCCTTTCGTCGTGGTCGCCGGGTCGCCCGAATCGTGCTGGACGTGAACCGGAACCGATCTCCGTCACCAGTGTGCCAGACGGGTCCATTTGGGCGGACCCGCCGGCACTGGCAGGTGAACGCCGGAGCGTCCCCGATTAGTCCTGCGCTAGTCCTGGGGCGACATCGTCGTCGTCTTCTGCACCTGCATGAGGAATTCGACGTTGGTCGCCGTCTTCCGCAGCCGGTCCAGGACCAGTTCCAGCGCCTGCTGGGACTCCAGGGCGTGGAGCACCCGGCGGAGCTTGATCACGATCGCCAGCTCGTCCGGCGGGAGGAGGATCTCCTCCTTCCGGGTGCCGGACGGATCGATGTCGATCGCCGGGAACACCCGCTTGTCGGCCAGCCTGCGGTCGAGGTAGAGCTCGGCGTTGCCGGTGCCCTTGTACTCCTCGTAGATCACCGTGTCGCCGGTGGAGCCGGTCTGCACCAGCGCCGTGGCGAGGATGGTCAGGGACCCGCCGTTCTCGATGTTGCGGGCCGCGCCGAGGAAACGCTTCGGCGGGTAGAGGGCGGTCGAGTCGATACCACCGGAGAGGATCCGGCCGCTGGCCGGCGACGCGTTGTTGTAGGCGCGCCCGAGCCGCGTGATCGAGTCGAGCAGGACGACCACGTCGTGGCCACTCTCGACCAGTCGCTTGGCCCGCTCGATCGCCAGCTCCGAGAC
Coding sequences within:
- the prfA gene encoding peptide chain release factor 1, whose amino-acid sequence is MSDVTPEALPGLLAEHAELERTLADPAVHADQARARTLSRRYAELGPVVETARQLEAARNDRDAARELAHEDPSFAREAAELDVRIDELHAKLREQLLPKDPNDAKDVILQVKAGEGGEESALFAGDLLRMYLRYAERRGWQTEVLDAEPTELGGYRDVSVGVKARGRGGVWSRLKYEGGVHRVQRVPVTESQGRIHTSAAGVLVLPEAEDVEVALDPNDLRVDVFRSSGPGGQSVNTTDSAVRLTHVPTGTVVSMQNEKSQLQNREAALRVMRARLLAIAQERADQEAADARHSQVRTVDRSERIRTYNYPESRISDHRVGYKAYNLDQVLDGDLDAVIDALTRADAEAMLADTDAAPPSR
- the rpmE gene encoding 50S ribosomal protein L31, producing MKTGIHPEYVTTQVTCSCGNTFTTRSTAKSGTMHAEMCSACHPFYTGKQKILDTGGRVARFEKRFGKRARNDAK